The Candidatus Edwardsbacteria bacterium genomic interval GAAACTCATGCAGCAGACGATCCAGGATCAAGGGATAATGGGGAACCACCCTGGTATGGTCGCTGGCGATTATCAGGGGTCTTTGGGGTTTGATTTTTTTCAAAAGTTCCCAAAGCGGGGGTGATCCGATGGGTTTTAGCATTGCCTTGTCCAGAGCGGCGGTAACGCCGCTGATGGCCTCTCTTCCTGAAACCGAAAGGATTCCGAGCAGGTTCTTTTCTGGCATATCAATTTTAAGGCAGGTGTCTCCGTAGGCCAATTCAATATGTCTTGTTAGCAGTGCCATAAGCACTTAATAATCAATAAATTAAAAATATAAACAGGCTGGAATGATTTGTAACTATAACCCTTATTTGGGCGCCTAGTCAAGGATAAAATTCCGCCGTCCTTCATAATCTTTTGGAGAATGAAATTAAAAGACTCTTTACATTCTGGCAAAATTTTAGTATAATGATTGTCTTGAAAAAATGCGCCATTAGCTCAGTTGGTAGAGCAGCTGACTCTTAATCAGCGGGTCAAAGGTTCGAGTCCTTTATGGCGCACCAGAATAGAAGAAAGCCGTCATTGAAATGATATGACGGCTTTATATTTTACCTATTGGATTTTAAAAGAGCTGTTGGGCCCCTGGCCAGATTCTTTGCCTGGCGTGGTCAATTTTTATCATCATGCTCAATCATCGATTCTCCGCCAGCTACTGTCTGGATATCAGTTTCGGCCTTGGCAGCTGGGAAATTAACGGGCTGTCCTAACTTATTGACGATATCCTCCAGCGTTTTTTGAAATTTCGGAGAATTTCTGACATTATCAAAATCCGGGTCTGCTTTGATATGGTCTAGGTCAGTAAAACCTTCATCCACCGCCTGCTTCAAATACTTGGCTGCCTGTTTATCATTGCCAGTCTGGCTATAACAGCAGGCCAGGTTATACAGGTCATCGAATTCGCTTTTGCCGGTCTTTGACAATAAATGATAAAAAGTGATGGCGTCCTGGTAATTTTTTTTCCAAAAACTTACCTTGGCGCTTATCTCCAACTTGTCAGCAATGCAAGCCAGGCGCTGGCAAAGAGTTTGAGTTTGGATTGTCTTATCCACATGGGTCATATTATCTTTTTTGTCTATTACCCTTTCTCTTGTGATGCCCAGGGAAATCCCCGTAATTGTGAACAGGGAGACAATCAGCAGTGTTGTTTTTTTCATGGGTTTACCTCCAATTTTATATTCATTTCAAAATACGTAAGCTCTTACGCATTAGTTTCATTATTTTTGTTTTTTATCCATCTCTATGGTATTTATTGTGTTGCCTGGCAAGATTTAAAGGCCTTATATAAAATAGCCGCCCCTTGATATCGAGCGGCTATGGTTATCTTTCTCGCTTTTCTTACTTTAACATATATTCTATTTCCTTAAAATTGGCGCCACTGGATATTTTTTTATCTTTATGATCAATGGCTTCCGCTAAATTCCTGCTTAATCCACTCGGCGATCTTGGAGGTATCTTTCATTTTTTCTTTCCATTCTTTATCCTGGTACATTATTCCGTCATGGCGAATAGTGATCGCGTCATCCAATGATTTGAACTGCTTTTCAACCGGATATTTATCGAAGAAAAAGAAGGGATAATTATACCTGTCATCCAAGCAGGCCATCTCATCCCGGCTGAGCATGTTCAGCACCGCCCCGGCCAAGGCGGTTTGATGAAGGAAGATACGCTTTTTAACATCTTTCTTGCATTCCCCCCGATAGAACGGATCGGAATAGAGTTTTTCGTAGGATACCGGCCATTTTCGCAGAATCCCCCGCTCGGGCCTGACTATAAGTATCCCGGCATTGAAATAAGCCCTTATCTGAGCGCTATCCACCGGCGTGGTTACGGGAAAGATCGCTTTCGGTTTTACGGAGAGTTTCACGTACAATCGTGACCAGAATTCGTCGGGCGGCTCATTATAGGCCGAACCGATCAGTTTGAGCATCACCGGCCGCCAGCCGAAGCAAATCCCGTCTTTTAAAATGAAATCCTTCGGCTCTTGGGCGATGATATTATCGGCATCCAGCCAGGCCAGTATCTTAAAATTCCCGGCGGCGGCCCCTTCGGCAGTGCCGGCGGCGAAGGTCTTGCCGGAATAGTAGTAATCCCTGGCCGCTTCGGGGGTGGCGGATGTCCGCACCTCGATATTCAGAGGGGAAGATCTAGGACCGATCCTCCCCGGCAGTTCGGATGATTCGGCCGGAAGATACAGCCAGAATGGCGCCTCTTTCATATCTCCGCCATAAGTCCGCAGGCTCCTGGCCAGCACCAGAGCCTGTTCCAATTCGGATTCATCCTGGGCAAAGGTGGCAAAAACGATATTCTCCATATTTTTCCTCCCATAGGCTGTGATGGTAAGCACATACATCAGGAGAGCTGACAGCAGAAATATTTTAGGGCTTATTTTCATAGGTCTCCTTTCCTGACAGTAAAATAACCTTTATTCTTTATATAATATACTATAATTTTTTTAATTTGACAAATATTAATTTCAAAGTAAATATATATGCCGGCATATCCCCCTCATCAAACATCTTGACTTGAAGGCCATTTAATGGTTATAATTGCTGTTGAAGTGCGCCCGTAGCCCAACTGGATAGAGCAACGGACTACGAATCCGTAGGTTAGAGGTTCGAATCCTCTCGGGCGTACCATTTTATTATGGAAAAGAAACGCGGCGATACATATTTCATGCAACGGGCACTTAAGCTGGCCCAAACGGCGGCCCTGATCAACGAAGTCCCGGTGGGGGCCGTGGTCGTTCATGATCATAAGATCATAGGAAGAGGCCGGAATCAAGTGGAGGCTCGTAAAGACGCCTCCCAGCATGCCGAGTTGACAGCCCTCAAACAAGCTGCTAAAAAACTGGGTCGCTGGCGTCTGGGCGGATGCACCTTATATGTGACCCTGGAGCCCTGCTCCATGTGCGCCGGAGCCATGGTGCTGTCGAGGATTGACCGGCTGGTGTATGCAGCATCGGACCCCAAGGCTGGGGCCTGCGGCTCGGTTTTCAATATAGTCGAGGATAAGCGTCTCAACCATCTTGTCACTGTGGAGGGGGGATTGCTTGCCAAAGAGGCCTCGCAACTATTGAAGGATTTCTTCAAAAAACGCCGATCTTAAAATCTGATAACATATATATCTGTTAGCGGAGAGTTGGCCGAGCTGGTCGAAGGCGCACGACTCGAAATCGTGTATTCCGTGATGAGCGGGATCCGGGGTTCGAATCCCTGACTCTCCGCCAGTTTATTATAAGAACCCCGGATCAACGCAGTTGAGGGGTCCTCCGCCGGCAGTAATACCTGTTGCATAGCGGCGGCGGATGCGCCTAAGGAGCAGAATCCCTGTCTCTCCGCCAATACGCCCAACTAAGCGAAAATATCCGGCAGGCTTAGTCTGGCGAGCCAGAATTTATTGTTCCCTGATGCCGGAGCTATTTCCGCCTTTAGCCGACGAAATCCGTTATGTTATATACCAGGCTAAAAAAGGATGTGGTCGGCAGACTGCGCCCAAAGGGGTCTACATATTAAACAGGTTGCGTCTGGCAGGCCGATACTGCCAAGTGGGCAAATATACAAAGCCGGCTTTCGCCTGCATCCAAAACCATAGGATTGCGGCGGACTGATCGTATGTAGGGTAATTTTAGCATACTTGACATAATTTAAAATTTCTTATATAATCCAGCTTGTTAAGGTGCTCCCGAATTTTCGGGAGATAATCGGGAATCCCGTGCTCTAAATTTTTAGATAATCGGGAGCTGCCCCGCAACTGTAAGCCCAAATATTGGATCCAAGCATATCGCCACTGTTACCACGGGAAGGCGCTTGGGATCAGGGCAAGCCAGGAGACCGGCCTTAATGGAATCTTCACCGGACCTTCGAGGGAAAAGGTCGGGCTTGATTTGTTATAAGGTCAAGGCTCGAATCTTTTCATAAGGTTCGAGCCTTTTCAATATGGAGATATATGAAAAAACCCTTTCCCTACATCATAACCGCCCTCCTTTTTATAAGCTGTGGCCAAAAGGAAACCCCGCCGCTTTATTCCGGTAAAAAATTGACCGTAACCGACGATATCGGCCGTACAGTTATATTATCCAAAGCCCCGGACCGGGTGATCTCCCTTGCCCCCAATATCACCGAAATGATCTACGCCCTGCAGGCCGAGAACAAGCTGATCGGTGTTACCGCCTGGTGTAACTATCCGCCACGGACCAGGGAAAAGGAGATCGTCGGCGATGCTGCCACTGCCAACCTGGAAAGGATTCTATCCCTAAAGCCCGATCTGGCAATTATGGTGGGAACCAGCAACACTCCCATCCTAGCCAAACTGGAAGCCCTGAAGATTCCCGCTTTGGTACTGAACCCCGCCAGCCTTGAGGATATATCCAACGACATTCGGCTTCTTTCGGTCGTTTTCAATAAGCAACCCGTGGCCGATTCGCTGTTGACAGTTATCTCCACCGCCTTGAATAAAATAACCTCTTCCCTGGAGATGATCCCGCCAGGCAAAAGGCCCAAGGTCTATGCCGAGATATCGTCCCAACCATTGATGACCGCCGGCCAAACGGGACTGGTGGGTCTGCTGGTAGCTCGGGCCGGGGGTGAAAATATCATGTCCGACATCGGCCGGGATTATGCCGTCATCAACCCGGAGCTCGTCATTCAGCGACGGCCGGATATTATACTGGTCCTTCATCCCCAGACCGACAAAAAGCAACTGGCTGAAAGGATCGGCTGGCAGAACATCCCGGCGGTCAAAAATAAAAAAGTGTTCGACCATCTGGACCTGGATATTATTCTGCGGGCCGGACCCCGGTCTGTTATGGGATTAAAAGAGCTGAATAGAATATTTTATGAAAAGTAAGCCTTTGGTCTGGCTGTCGCCGCTGGTACTTTTAATGGCAGTTTTAGCCGGCCTGGCCTTCGGCCCTGGCGGGTTCGGACTGTTCGTCAGCCCGGAGATAGCCTCCATCCGGCTGCCCCGGGTCTTGCTGGGAGCCCTGGTGGGAATGGGCCTGGCGGTTTCCGGCGCCGCCCTGCAGGCGGTTTTGGGCAATGCCCTGGCCGAACCATATCTGCTGGGGGTTTCCGGCGGGGCGGCCTGCGGCACGGCTTTGGCCCTGATCCTGGGCCTATCGTCCGGCCTGGCCGGGGTTTTCACCATGCAGTTTTTTTCTTTCTTTTTCGGAGTGGCCGCCATCTTTTTGGTCTACCGGCTGGCCCGGGTCCACGGGCGGCTTCCTTCAGAGACCATGATATTGTCCGGAGTGGTGGTCAATGCTTTCTTCTCCGGTCTGATAATGCTGCTGATGTCGCTGGCCGGAAGACAGCTGCAGGATATGATCTACATTTTGATGGGCAACCTAGGCATCCTGTTCACCCGGGATACTGTTTTCCTGCTGGCCATGGCCTCGGTGCTGGTGATGGCGGGGTCCATCTACCTATGGATCCAGTCGAAAAACCTGAACCTGCTGACCCTGGGGGAGGCCCCGGCCCAGAGCATGGGGGTTCCGGTGGAACGGCTGAAAAAGACCGTTTTCTTCATCATCGCCCTGATGGTGGCGGCCCTGGTTTCCCTGGCCGGGGTGATCGGTTTCATCGGATTGATGGTGCCCCACCTGGGCAGGATGCTGTCCGGGCCGGACAATAAACGCCTGCTGCCGGTCTCCGGCCTGTTGGGTGCCAGCCTGTTGATCCTCTCGGACACCCTGGCCAGAAGCTTTGGAAATTTCGAGATCCCGGTGGGCGTCATCACCGCCCTTTTGGGCGTGCCCTTCTTCATCTTCCTGCTGTGGAGGAAAAAATCGCAGAAGATATGATAGCTGTTAACCATCTCACATACCGCTATGGAACGATCCCAGCCCTTCGCGATGTCAGCTTTCAGGCCGCTTCGGGAGAGACGATCGGGTTGATCGGACCCAACGGTTCGGGCAAAAGCACCTTGCTGTCATGCCTGGCCGGATTAAGAACCGATTTTTCGGGCCGGATAATGATCAGAGGAAAGGATATCTCCGGATTTAATTCTCAGGCCCTGGCCCGGGTGATCTCGGTGGTTTTTCAGGATAATCATTTTCCCTTCGATTTCACCGCCTACCAGATCGTGGCCATGGGCCGGAGCCCTTTCCTCAAGGTACTGCAGGATGAAACCGCCACGGATCACAGGATTATAAAAGATGCGATGCAACTGAGCGACTGCTGGCAGCTGAGGGAACGGCCCATCACCGAACTTTCGGGCGGCGAGCGCCAGCGGGTGATATTGGCCCGGGCCCTGGCCCAGCAGCCCAGGGTGTTATTGATGGATGAGCCCACCAATCACCTGGACCTCAAGCACCAGCGCCTGATCCTGGGAACGGCCAGAAAGCTGAGCTCCCAAAGCGGAATTTTGGTCATGGCAGTCCTGCACGATCTGAATCTGGCCGCCAGTTTTTGCGACCGGATCATACTGCTGCATCAGGGAGCCATTGCCGCCGACAATCCGCCAAAAGAAGTGCTGAGAGAGAACGTTCTTAAGCCGGTCTATGAGACCGATATCGATATCGTATTGCACCCCAAGACAAACAGACCCCAAATCCTTATTTGAAAAGGGAGAAGATCCATGTGGGGAATCAAGATCGGGGAAAATGCCGGAGCGATCTGGCGTGAGTTGAATGCCAAGGGCGAGCAGAATATCAGCGCCTTAAAAAGAAGCACCGGGCTGGACGATAAAAACCTTTATCTGGCTCTGGGCTGGCTGGCCAAGGAGAACAAAATAATATTTTCTCGGAAACAAAGACAGATCCTGATCGGTTTGATCGGATAACAAACATTAAGGAGAATAGATGCTGACCGCCCTGATGCTTAGCCTGGTCCTGGCAGCCTCCCCCGGGGACTCCCCAAGCGGCCCAAATGCCACCGGCAGCGGCTCCAATGAGTCCCTTGACACTTTGACCGAAAATGATGGTATCAAACCGGCAGCGCCGGCCGACAGCCTCCCGGTTTTCGCCTTAAAGGGCATCGTGGTGACCGCCACCCGGACAGCCCTGGCCCAGTTGGCGGCCCCGGCCAGCGTTTCCATCATCGTCCCCGACCCCGGCGACCCCGGCCAGGGAGCGATAGCCGCCTTCTCCCAGGTGCCGGGAACCAATTCCGGTCTCTATGGCGGGTTGGGAAGCATGGCAAATTTCAGCATCCGGGGTTCCTCTGCCGAACAGGTATTGTTCCTGCTAAACGGAATGCCCTTGAATTCCGCCCTGAATGGGGGGTATGATCTGAAAAAACTGAACGCCAATATAAAACAGATCGAGATCGTCAGGGGTCCGGCCTCGGCTCTTTACGGGGCCAATGCCCTGGCCGGCGTGGTCAATATAATAACGGCTGACGATGCGCCGGAAAAGCCTTATTCCAGAATAACCTATCAATACGGCAAGCATAAACAACAGAGCATGTCGGCCGTCCTTTCCCGGCAGCTGAACCGCTTTACGGGCATCACCTTTTCGGCCGACTGGAAAAGTACCGACGGCGAAAGACCAAATTCGGATTACAGCGGCAGCAACTATCTTCTGGGCTTGAAAATCAGGCCGGACAGCCTGATCCGAATCGGGATGGAGTATCAATCCTATCAATCTATCGGCGGATCCCCCGGGAGCATATCTTGGCAGACGGCCAATGACCGAATGTCCGATGATCAGCAGGATTATTATGCTAGCCTGGAATATTCCGACCTTGTCAAATTCAAGATAGGCCAGAGCCAGATCAGTACCTTTTATTATTACGAATACAACAATACCGCCCCGGAGAATTTTTCCCGGCAAAGCAATGCCGACATCCAATTTACCTATGGATTCTGGCAGGGGTTCAACACCGTATGGGGCGGCGCCTACCAGCAGATCAAGAGCGAAAGCGACAATTCCGGAAGTCACCGGACCAATCTGTATTCGGCCTTTGTGAATCAGGAGTATCGCCCCTGGCACCCATGGCTGATAGTGGCCGGGCTGCGCTATGATAAAAATTACGGGCATGATGCCCAAACATCGCCGAACATCTCCAGCAGCTGGCAGTTCAATGACCGCTGGACTATCTATGGGAACTACGGCCAGGCCTATCGGGTGCCCACCATCAATGAACTCTACTGGAATGAGCCCTATACCACCGGCAACCCTGATCTGGTCCCCGAAAAATCTCAACAATATGAGCTGGGCACAAGATATAAAGAAGACTCCTACAACATATCCTTTTCAGCCTATCAGCGCAAAACCAACGACATGATAAGATGGTTGTACGATATGAACACCTATCTGCTCACTTGGGCCAATAATCTGGATGTCAATACCTCCGGTGTTGAATTGACTGGAGGGATATCAATATTGAAATATCTGGTTTTTGACCTAAACTACGGCCTCTGCGTGGCAAAGGTGACATCGGATAGCAGCCGGGAGTTGAATTACACCCCGGCCAATTCCGCCAGCCTGGCTCTTTCCTTCAGGGATTTTCCCGTCACCGACCGTCTCTCTCTCAGCTGGCAGTTTAACACCCAGTACAAGGACCGCCAGATGGTCAGCCCCCCCGATGAATTGGGCCCCGGTTTCGAACTGCCGCGTTATTTTGTATCCGGCCAGACCCTGTCTTTGAAGATCCGGGATGCCGTCCTGTTTTACAAGATCGACAACCTGTTCAATGCCGAATACCAGGTGCGGGCCGGCTATCCCATGCCCCGCCGGAGCTATGCCTTAGGCATATCCCTGGAGCTGTGGGACTGATGGTTCAAGTTTTTACCCGCCAAAAGCCCGATCCCCTCGGGCTTTTTATATTTGACAACCGCCATCACTTAGTATAAAATCCCTTATATGGATCACAAATTGAAAATAGCCTGCCTGGCCTCCGGCGGCGGAACCAATCTCCAGGCCATCATTGACAATATCGAATCCGGCCGGCTGGACGCCCGGATAGTGGCCGTCATCTCCAACGTTCCCGGCGCCGGCGCTCTGGCCAGGGCCCAAAAGCACCATCTCCCCTGGTTCGTGGTAAATAACAAAGAATTTGCCACCCGCCAGCTTTTTGACCGGGAAATGGCCGCCATCATTGACCGCCAGGAGGCCCAATTGATCTGCCTCTGCGGATTTATGCGCATTTTCAGCCCGTTCTTCATAGACCATTACCCGGGCCGCATCATTAACATCCATCCCGCCCTGCTGCCGGCCCATGGCGGCAAGGGATTCTACGGGCACAAAGTGCACCAAGCCGTGCTGGCCTCCGGCGAAAAAGTGTCGGGCTGTACGGTCCATTTTGTGGACCAAGAGGTGGACCACGGACCGATCATTTTGCAGAGGACCGTGCCGGTGCTGCCGGAGGACACTGCGGATACCCTGGCTGACAGAGTGCTGAAAGAGGAGCACCTGGCCTATTCCCAGGCCATAGCCCTGATCGCCCGGGGCGAATTGAAAATCGGCCTTAACAAAAACACCCCCTTAAAGATGCGGCCCTAAGATGAGACGCAGCTTTATTTTAGCTTCCATAACCAGCCTGTTATTATTCCTGACATTCCCCCTCTTTTCCCTGTGGCCCTTGGTCTTTGTCTCTTTGATCCCCCTGTATTTCGGCATTGAAAATCTCCCGCTTCGCAAAACTTTCATGACCGCCTGGCTGAGCGGATTCTTCTTTTTCTGCGGCCTGCTGCATTGGATCGTATTCAACCCGGCGGTGGAAAGCTGGGTCCGCCCCTTGCTCTATCTGGGGGTAGTGTTGATCGCAGCCTATCTCTCTATTTTCCTGGCCGCTTCCTTTACCCTGGCCAAATGGCTGGCCGGCAGGCTGAATATGCCGTTTTGGTGGGCGGCCCCATTCGGCCTGGTGCTGCTCGATTTCATCCGCAGCCACGGCATCCTGGGTTTCCCCTGGGGCTCGTTGGGCTATAGCCTGGCCCGGTGGACCAGCGCCATTCAGATGGCCGCTTTTACCGGTGTCTATGGTGTTACCTTCTGGATCGTCCTGGTGAATGGGTTGATCTACGGGCTTATAAAATATTTCATTGCCCGCCGGTCCTTCCGGTTGACCACTCCAGCTGTTTTAAGGATGTCGGTGCTGCTGCTGATCCTTGGTGTGCCGCCGCTGACCGGCAAACTGATGCTATCCCTGGTAAATAATGAGATGCGAAAGGCTCCGCTGCTGAACATCTCCCTGATACAGGGAAACATCCAACAGGGCTTTCGCTGGGACCGGGAGTTCCGGGAATACAACTGGCAGACCTATGACTCTCTTAGCCGGCAGGCCGTAAAACAGCCGGTCGATCTGCTGGTGTGGCCGGAGACCGCCCTGCCCTTTTATCTCCGCTATGAGCCGGAATACTACCTGAGGGTCCTTTCCCTGGCCAATGATTTGAAAAGCAGCATCCTGACCGGGGTCCCGGACTTTTCCTACGAACCGAACCGGCAGACACAGCTTTATTATAATTCGGCTTTTTTGATACGCCCCATCTACGGGTTGACCAACTCTTATGCCAAGAGCCACCTGGTGCCGTTCGGCGAAAGGTTTCCCTACAAGGATAAGGTACCATTTATCAGAAACGTTGATTTTGGCGAGGGCGAATGGACCCCGGGTGCCGACAGCATTATTTTCAACATGGGTGGCATAAATTTCTCCTGCATGATCTGCTTCGAATCCATCTTCCCGGAGATCGCCCGCCAGCAGGTAGGCCGGGGGGCCCGGTTCCTGGTCAACATCACCAATGACGGCTGGTTCGGGCGGTCCGGGGCGGCCCGCCAGCACGCCGAGATGGCCGTCTTCCGGGCGGTGGAACAGAGACGGGCTATAGCCCGCTGTGCCAACTCCGGCATCTCCATGTTCATCCTGCCCACCGGAGAGATCATCAAGCCCACCCCCCTTTATAAACAGATGATAATAACCAATGCCATCCCGCTTTTGAACAACCGAACCTTTTATCAGAAGCATGGCGATCTCTTCGTTCTATTTGTCCTTATCGCCTGGCTGCTTCCCCTCCTGGCCCTACTTGTCAAATTGCTCCCTTTCAATCTGCCAAAGAGCCTTTTACCACGGAAATACTGAGTTTTGGAAGGATCAATTCTAAGCGATCAGGTTAAGGCCCGGGTGCGCTGTTTTTGCAACGATCCTGCAGCCATTGGCATCACCTCAATGTTATTTTTCTCCGGCTGTCTGGGAATAAAGTTCCTCCCTTTGCAGTATATTGGGTAAAAGGAGGAATAGAAGATGTCACACTATATCTGGTTGTTCCCGATGGCTGGAGTCCTGTTAGGATTCGCCCTTAGCTCGGCCTTCCTGGGTTTAAAACCCGCATTCGCAAAGGGGTATACCCGGAACAACTATGGATCCATTGAGAGCAATGACCTGAAGCTTGGCCTGTTATTTACGATTTACGGGCTGATCATGATTATGCTCTCTACGGCGGGATACTCTGTGTATCGGAATATCATGCAGGCTCGAAATGATTCCGGGAAATTCATTCCGGGGGGCGATATCATAAGGATTCCGGTAGGTTTGATCCCGCCGCCCCCGCGGATTGACGGCAGACCTGACGACCCTGATCTCTCGGGGACGAAAACGGTTGACGCCCCGATGCCC includes:
- the tadA gene encoding tRNA adenosine(34) deaminase TadA yields the protein MEKKRGDTYFMQRALKLAQTAALINEVPVGAVVVHDHKIIGRGRNQVEARKDASQHAELTALKQAAKKLGRWRLGGCTLYVTLEPCSMCAGAMVLSRIDRLVYAASDPKAGACGSVFNIVEDKRLNHLVTVEGGLLAKEASQLLKDFFKKRRS
- a CDS encoding cobalamin-binding protein produces the protein MKKPFPYIITALLFISCGQKETPPLYSGKKLTVTDDIGRTVILSKAPDRVISLAPNITEMIYALQAENKLIGVTAWCNYPPRTREKEIVGDAATANLERILSLKPDLAIMVGTSNTPILAKLEALKIPALVLNPASLEDISNDIRLLSVVFNKQPVADSLLTVISTALNKITSSLEMIPPGKRPKVYAEISSQPLMTAGQTGLVGLLVARAGGENIMSDIGRDYAVINPELVIQRRPDIILVLHPQTDKKQLAERIGWQNIPAVKNKKVFDHLDLDIILRAGPRSVMGLKELNRIFYEK
- a CDS encoding iron ABC transporter permease, whose translation is MKSKPLVWLSPLVLLMAVLAGLAFGPGGFGLFVSPEIASIRLPRVLLGALVGMGLAVSGAALQAVLGNALAEPYLLGVSGGAACGTALALILGLSSGLAGVFTMQFFSFFFGVAAIFLVYRLARVHGRLPSETMILSGVVVNAFFSGLIMLLMSLAGRQLQDMIYILMGNLGILFTRDTVFLLAMASVLVMAGSIYLWIQSKNLNLLTLGEAPAQSMGVPVERLKKTVFFIIALMVAALVSLAGVIGFIGLMVPHLGRMLSGPDNKRLLPVSGLLGASLLILSDTLARSFGNFEIPVGVITALLGVPFFIFLLWRKKSQKI
- a CDS encoding ABC transporter ATP-binding protein, with product MIAVNHLTYRYGTIPALRDVSFQAASGETIGLIGPNGSGKSTLLSCLAGLRTDFSGRIMIRGKDISGFNSQALARVISVVFQDNHFPFDFTAYQIVAMGRSPFLKVLQDETATDHRIIKDAMQLSDCWQLRERPITELSGGERQRVILARALAQQPRVLLMDEPTNHLDLKHQRLILGTARKLSSQSGILVMAVLHDLNLAASFCDRIILLHQGAIAADNPPKEVLRENVLKPVYETDIDIVLHPKTNRPQILI
- a CDS encoding winged helix-turn-helix domain-containing protein, coding for MWGIKIGENAGAIWRELNAKGEQNISALKRSTGLDDKNLYLALGWLAKENKIIFSRKQRQILIGLIG
- a CDS encoding TonB-dependent receptor codes for the protein MLTALMLSLVLAASPGDSPSGPNATGSGSNESLDTLTENDGIKPAAPADSLPVFALKGIVVTATRTALAQLAAPASVSIIVPDPGDPGQGAIAAFSQVPGTNSGLYGGLGSMANFSIRGSSAEQVLFLLNGMPLNSALNGGYDLKKLNANIKQIEIVRGPASALYGANALAGVVNIITADDAPEKPYSRITYQYGKHKQQSMSAVLSRQLNRFTGITFSADWKSTDGERPNSDYSGSNYLLGLKIRPDSLIRIGMEYQSYQSIGGSPGSISWQTANDRMSDDQQDYYASLEYSDLVKFKIGQSQISTFYYYEYNNTAPENFSRQSNADIQFTYGFWQGFNTVWGGAYQQIKSESDNSGSHRTNLYSAFVNQEYRPWHPWLIVAGLRYDKNYGHDAQTSPNISSSWQFNDRWTIYGNYGQAYRVPTINELYWNEPYTTGNPDLVPEKSQQYELGTRYKEDSYNISFSAYQRKTNDMIRWLYDMNTYLLTWANNLDVNTSGVELTGGISILKYLVFDLNYGLCVAKVTSDSSRELNYTPANSASLALSFRDFPVTDRLSLSWQFNTQYKDRQMVSPPDELGPGFELPRYFVSGQTLSLKIRDAVLFYKIDNLFNAEYQVRAGYPMPRRSYALGISLELWD
- the purN gene encoding phosphoribosylglycinamide formyltransferase, producing the protein MKIACLASGGGTNLQAIIDNIESGRLDARIVAVISNVPGAGALARAQKHHLPWFVVNNKEFATRQLFDREMAAIIDRQEAQLICLCGFMRIFSPFFIDHYPGRIINIHPALLPAHGGKGFYGHKVHQAVLASGEKVSGCTVHFVDQEVDHGPIILQRTVPVLPEDTADTLADRVLKEEHLAYSQAIALIARGELKIGLNKNTPLKMRP
- the lnt gene encoding apolipoprotein N-acyltransferase encodes the protein MRRSFILASITSLLLFLTFPLFSLWPLVFVSLIPLYFGIENLPLRKTFMTAWLSGFFFFCGLLHWIVFNPAVESWVRPLLYLGVVLIAAYLSIFLAASFTLAKWLAGRLNMPFWWAAPFGLVLLDFIRSHGILGFPWGSLGYSLARWTSAIQMAAFTGVYGVTFWIVLVNGLIYGLIKYFIARRSFRLTTPAVLRMSVLLLILGVPPLTGKLMLSLVNNEMRKAPLLNISLIQGNIQQGFRWDREFREYNWQTYDSLSRQAVKQPVDLLVWPETALPFYLRYEPEYYLRVLSLANDLKSSILTGVPDFSYEPNRQTQLYYNSAFLIRPIYGLTNSYAKSHLVPFGERFPYKDKVPFIRNVDFGEGEWTPGADSIIFNMGGINFSCMICFESIFPEIARQQVGRGARFLVNITNDGWFGRSGAARQHAEMAVFRAVEQRRAIARCANSGISMFILPTGEIIKPTPLYKQMIITNAIPLLNNRTFYQKHGDLFVLFVLIAWLLPLLALLVKLLPFNLPKSLLPRKY